The following proteins are encoded in a genomic region of Pelodictyon phaeoclathratiforme BU-1:
- the serB gene encoding phosphoserine phosphatase SerB has protein sequence MSELLLINITGLDKPGLTSKITAILADARIPVLDIGQAVIHNHLSLGMLVEVPKESASSPVLKDLLFCAHTLGIQISFTPVPDEEYGRWVGEQGKPRYLLSLLSRKISAEQLKRVSSIIAEHNLNIDTINRLSGRIPLDNGDNHTRACVEFSLRGTLSDENLFREQLLAITDSLGIDIAFQEDNIFRRNRRMVVFDMDSTLITSEVIDELAKEAGVGEEVSAITEQAMRGELDFNESLQRRVAQLKGLDEHVMESIAARLQLTEGAERLFSNLKRLGYKTAILSGGFTYFGHYLQKKLSIDYVYANTLEIENGCLTGRVLGRVVDGARKAELLELLAEKENISLEQTVAVGDGANDLPMLGKAGLGIAFRAKPIVRERAKQAISTLGLDGILYLMGFRDRDELPE, from the coding sequence ATGAGCGAGCTTCTCCTTATCAATATTACCGGTCTGGATAAACCGGGTCTGACGTCGAAAATAACGGCGATTCTTGCTGATGCGAGGATACCGGTGCTTGATATCGGGCAGGCGGTGATCCATAACCATCTGAGCCTTGGCATGCTGGTTGAGGTGCCCAAGGAGTCGGCTTCGTCGCCTGTTCTCAAAGATCTGCTCTTCTGCGCTCATACGCTCGGGATACAGATCTCCTTTACACCGGTGCCTGATGAAGAGTACGGCCGTTGGGTCGGAGAACAGGGAAAGCCCCGATACCTGCTGTCGCTGCTGTCGAGGAAAATTTCTGCTGAACAGCTTAAGCGGGTATCGTCGATCATTGCCGAGCATAATCTCAATATTGATACCATCAATCGCCTTTCCGGGCGAATACCGCTCGATAACGGCGACAACCACACCCGCGCATGCGTAGAGTTCTCGCTGAGGGGAACCCTCTCCGATGAAAACCTTTTTCGCGAACAGCTTCTGGCCATTACTGACAGCCTTGGTATTGATATCGCCTTCCAGGAGGATAATATTTTCCGGCGGAACCGGCGGATGGTGGTGTTCGATATGGATTCGACCCTGATCACCTCGGAGGTGATCGACGAGCTTGCAAAGGAGGCCGGGGTCGGCGAGGAGGTTTCAGCCATCACCGAACAGGCTATGCGGGGGGAGCTGGATTTCAACGAGAGCCTGCAGCGGCGGGTGGCGCAGCTCAAGGGGCTTGACGAACATGTGATGGAGAGCATCGCCGCACGGTTGCAGCTTACCGAAGGCGCTGAACGGTTGTTCAGCAACCTGAAACGGCTCGGTTATAAAACCGCGATTCTTTCGGGAGGATTCACCTATTTCGGTCATTATCTGCAGAAAAAGCTCTCGATCGACTATGTCTATGCCAACACCCTTGAAATCGAGAACGGCTGCCTGACGGGAAGGGTGCTCGGCAGGGTTGTGGATGGAGCGAGGAAGGCCGAACTGCTCGAACTGCTTGCCGAAAAGGAGAACATCAGCCTTGAGCAGACCGTTGCCGTAGGTGACGGAGCAAACGACCTGCCGATGCTCGGCAAGGCGGGACTCGGCATCGCTTTCAGGGCGAAGCCTATCGTGCGGGAGCGGGCGAAACAGGCAATTTCAACGCTTGGCCTTGATGGAATCCTCTACCTGATGGGCTTCAGGGATCGGGATGAGTTGCCGGAATAG
- a CDS encoding 4Fe-4S dicluster domain-containing protein, protein MSGSASSAKKKKRLLAPREEIAWFPVIDTDACNGCGDCEGFCKPGVFALGEPEGVKRAKMTVANPWNCIVLCTRCEPVCPSGAITLPRKEDFERFVEYVD, encoded by the coding sequence ATGAGCGGTTCAGCCTCATCGGCAAAGAAAAAAAAGAGGCTTCTCGCCCCAAGAGAGGAGATCGCCTGGTTTCCCGTCATTGATACCGATGCCTGCAACGGTTGCGGTGACTGTGAGGGCTTCTGCAAACCGGGGGTATTTGCCCTTGGCGAACCAGAAGGGGTCAAACGGGCCAAAATGACCGTTGCCAACCCCTGGAACTGCATCGTGCTCTGCACCCGCTGCGAGCCCGTCTGCCCCTCCGGAGCCATTACCCTGCCGCGTAAAGAGGATTTCGAGCGGTTCGTCGAATATGTCGATTGA